The following proteins are co-located in the Thermus thermophilus HB8 genome:
- a CDS encoding Glu/Leu/Phe/Val family dehydrogenase, producing the protein MKSEPLSYLGKDGGPWEIFTEQVDRVVPYLGRLAPLAESLKRPKRVLIVDVPVRLDDGSVAYFEGYRVHHNTARGPAKGGVRYHPEVTLSEVMALAGWMTIKNAAVGLPYGGGKGGIRVDPRKLSPGELERLTRRYTSEIGILLGPDRDIPAPDVNTGEREMAWMMDTYSMNVGRTVPGVVTGKPIALGGSLGRRDATGRGVFITAAAAAEKIGLQVEGARVAIQGFGNVGNAAARAFHDHGARVVAVQDHTGTVYNEAGIDPYDLLRYVQEFGGVRGYPKAEPLPAADFWGLPVEFLVPAALEKQITEQNAWRIRARIVAEGANGPTTPAADDILLEKGVLVVPDVIANAGGVTVSYFEWVQDFNSYFWTEEEINARLERVLRNAFGAVWQVAQEKKIPLRTAAYVVAATRVLEAQALRGLYP; encoded by the coding sequence ATGAAGAGCGAACCCCTTTCCTACCTGGGCAAGGACGGAGGCCCCTGGGAGATCTTCACGGAGCAGGTGGACCGGGTCGTCCCCTACCTGGGGCGGCTCGCCCCCCTGGCGGAAAGCCTCAAGCGGCCCAAGAGAGTCCTCATCGTGGACGTCCCCGTGCGTCTGGACGACGGGAGCGTGGCCTACTTTGAAGGGTACCGGGTCCACCACAACACCGCCCGGGGGCCCGCCAAGGGCGGGGTGCGCTACCACCCCGAGGTCACCCTCTCCGAGGTCATGGCCCTGGCGGGGTGGATGACCATCAAAAACGCCGCCGTGGGCCTGCCCTACGGGGGCGGCAAGGGCGGGATACGGGTGGACCCGAGGAAGCTTTCCCCCGGGGAGCTGGAGCGCCTCACCCGCCGCTACACCTCGGAGATCGGGATCCTCCTCGGTCCCGACCGGGACATCCCCGCCCCCGACGTGAACACCGGGGAGCGGGAGATGGCCTGGATGATGGACACCTACTCCATGAACGTGGGCCGCACCGTGCCCGGGGTGGTGACGGGGAAGCCCATCGCCTTAGGCGGCTCCCTGGGCCGGAGGGACGCCACGGGGAGGGGGGTCTTCATCACCGCGGCGGCCGCGGCGGAGAAGATCGGGCTTCAGGTGGAGGGGGCCAGGGTGGCCATCCAGGGCTTCGGCAACGTGGGCAACGCCGCCGCCCGGGCCTTCCACGACCACGGGGCCCGCGTCGTCGCCGTCCAGGACCACACCGGCACCGTCTACAACGAGGCGGGCATTGACCCTTACGACCTCCTCCGCTACGTGCAGGAGTTCGGGGGGGTGAGGGGTTACCCCAAGGCGGAGCCCCTGCCGGCGGCGGACTTCTGGGGCCTGCCCGTGGAGTTCCTCGTCCCGGCGGCCTTGGAGAAGCAGATCACCGAGCAGAACGCCTGGCGCATCCGGGCCCGGATCGTGGCCGAGGGGGCGAACGGCCCCACCACCCCGGCCGCCGACGACATCCTCTTGGAGAAGGGGGTCCTGGTGGTCCCCGACGTGATCGCCAACGCCGGGGGCGTGACGGTGAGCTACTTTGAGTGGGTCCAGGACTTCAACTCTTACTTCTGGACGGAGGAGGAGATCAACGCCCGCCTGGAGCGGGTGCTCCGCAACGCCTTTGGGGCGGTGTGGCAGGTAGCTCAGGAGAAGAAGATCCCCTTGCGCACCGCCGCCTACGTGGTGGCGGCGACCCGGGTCCTCGAGGCCCAGGCCCTCCGGGGCCTATACCCTTAG
- a CDS encoding Glu/Leu/Phe/Val family dehydrogenase, protein MPLKAYRPPEDPGLWDTYLEWLERALKVAEAHPTTLEYLAHPKRLVTLSLPVVMDDGKVRIFQGYRVVHDIARGPAKGGVRLDPGVTLGQTAGLAAWMTLKAAVYDLPFGGAAGGIAVDPKGLSPQELERLVRRYTAELVGLIGPDSDILGPDLGADQQVMAWIMDTYSMTVGSTVPGVVTGKPHALGGSEGRDDAAGLGALLVLEALAKRRGLDLRGARVVVQGLGQVGAAVALHAERLGMRVVAVATSMGGMYAPEGLDVAEVLSTYEATGFLPRLDLAPEEVFGLEAEVLVLAAREGALDGDRARQVQAQAVVEVANFGLTPEAEAYLLGKGALVVPDLLSGGGGLLASYLEWVQDLNMFFWSPEEVRERFETRVARVVDAVCRRAERGGLDLRMGALALALERLDEATRLRGVYP, encoded by the coding sequence ATGCCGCTAAAAGCCTACCGGCCCCCCGAGGACCCGGGGCTTTGGGACACCTACCTGGAGTGGCTGGAACGGGCCCTGAAGGTGGCGGAGGCCCACCCCACCACTCTGGAGTACCTGGCCCACCCCAAGCGCCTGGTCACCCTCTCCCTTCCCGTGGTCATGGACGACGGGAAGGTGCGCATCTTCCAGGGCTACCGCGTGGTGCACGACATCGCCCGGGGACCGGCCAAGGGCGGGGTCCGCCTGGACCCGGGGGTCACCCTGGGCCAGACTGCGGGCCTCGCCGCCTGGATGACCTTGAAGGCGGCCGTCTACGACCTGCCTTTCGGCGGGGCGGCGGGGGGGATCGCCGTGGACCCCAAGGGGCTTTCCCCGCAGGAGCTGGAGCGCCTGGTGCGCCGCTACACCGCCGAGCTCGTGGGCCTCATCGGGCCCGACAGCGACATCCTGGGGCCCGACCTCGGGGCGGACCAGCAGGTCATGGCCTGGATCATGGACACCTACTCCATGACCGTGGGCTCCACGGTGCCCGGGGTGGTGACGGGGAAGCCCCACGCCCTGGGGGGGAGCGAGGGGCGGGACGACGCCGCGGGGCTTGGGGCGCTTCTCGTGCTGGAGGCCCTGGCCAAGAGGCGGGGCCTGGACCTTCGGGGCGCCCGGGTGGTGGTGCAGGGCCTCGGCCAGGTGGGGGCGGCGGTGGCCCTGCACGCCGAGCGCCTGGGGATGCGGGTGGTGGCCGTGGCCACCTCCATGGGGGGCATGTACGCCCCCGAGGGGCTGGACGTGGCCGAGGTCCTCTCCACCTACGAGGCCACGGGGTTTTTGCCCCGGCTGGACCTGGCCCCGGAGGAGGTCTTCGGCCTCGAGGCCGAGGTCCTCGTCCTGGCGGCCCGGGAGGGGGCCTTGGACGGGGACAGGGCCCGGCAGGTCCAGGCCCAGGCGGTGGTGGAGGTGGCCAACTTCGGCCTCACCCCCGAGGCCGAGGCCTACCTTTTGGGCAAGGGAGCGCTGGTGGTGCCCGACCTCCTCTCCGGCGGGGGCGGACTCCTCGCCAGCTACCTGGAGTGGGTGCAGGACCTCAACATGTTCTTCTGGAGCCCGGAGGAGGTGCGCGAGCGCTTTGAAACCCGTGTGGCCCGGGTGGTGGACGCGGTCTGCCGGCGGGCGGAGCGGGGCGGGCTGGACCTGAGGATGGGCGCCTTGGCCCTCGCCTTGGAGCGGCTGGACGAGGCCACCCGGCTTCGGGGCGTGTACCCGTGA
- the pruA gene encoding L-glutamate gamma-semialdehyde dehydrogenase: MTVEPFRNEPIETFQTEEARRAMREALRRVREEFGRHYPLYIGGEWVDTKERMVSLNPSAPSEVVGTTAKAGKAEAEAALEAAWKAFKTWKDWPQEDRSRLLLKAAALMRRRKRELEATLVYEVGKNWVEASADVAEAIDFIEYYARAALRYRYPAVEVVPYPGEDNESFYVPLGAGVVIAPWNFPVAIFTGMIVGPVAVGNTVIAKPAEDAVVVGAKVFEIFHEAGFPPGVVNFLPGVGEEVGAYLVEHPRIRFINFTGSLEVGLKIYEAAGRLAPGQTWFKRAYVETGGKDAIIVDETADFDLAAEGVVVSAYGFQGQKCSAASRLILTQGAYEPVLERVLKRAERLSVGPAEENPDLGPVVSAEQERKVLSYIEIGKNEGQLVLGGKRLEGEGYFIAPTVFTEVPPKARIAQEEIFGPVLSVIRVKDFAEALEVANDTPYGLTGGVYSRKREHLEWARREFHVGNLYFNRKITGALVGVQPFGGFKLSGTNAKTGALDYLRLFLEMKAVAERF, encoded by the coding sequence ATGACGGTGGAACCTTTCCGGAACGAGCCCATTGAGACCTTCCAGACGGAGGAGGCCCGGCGCGCCATGCGCGAGGCCCTGAGGCGGGTGCGGGAGGAGTTCGGCCGCCACTACCCCCTCTACATCGGGGGGGAGTGGGTGGACACGAAGGAGCGCATGGTCTCCCTCAACCCCTCGGCGCCAAGCGAGGTGGTGGGCACCACCGCCAAGGCGGGGAAGGCGGAGGCGGAGGCCGCCCTCGAGGCCGCCTGGAAGGCCTTCAAGACCTGGAAGGACTGGCCCCAGGAGGACCGGAGCCGCCTCCTCCTCAAGGCGGCGGCCCTCATGCGGCGGCGGAAGCGGGAGCTGGAGGCCACCTTGGTCTACGAGGTGGGCAAGAACTGGGTGGAGGCCTCCGCGGACGTGGCCGAGGCCATTGACTTCATTGAGTACTACGCCCGGGCCGCCCTGCGCTACCGCTACCCCGCCGTGGAGGTGGTCCCCTACCCCGGGGAGGACAACGAGAGCTTCTACGTGCCCCTGGGGGCCGGGGTGGTCATCGCCCCCTGGAACTTCCCCGTGGCCATCTTCACTGGGATGATCGTGGGCCCCGTGGCCGTGGGGAACACCGTGATCGCCAAGCCCGCCGAGGACGCCGTGGTGGTGGGGGCCAAGGTCTTTGAGATCTTCCACGAGGCGGGCTTCCCCCCCGGGGTGGTCAACTTCCTGCCCGGGGTGGGGGAGGAGGTGGGGGCGTACCTGGTGGAGCACCCCAGGATCCGCTTCATCAACTTCACGGGGAGCCTCGAGGTGGGCCTGAAGATCTACGAGGCCGCCGGGCGCCTGGCCCCGGGCCAGACCTGGTTCAAGCGGGCCTACGTGGAGACCGGGGGCAAGGACGCCATCATCGTGGACGAGACGGCGGACTTTGACCTGGCCGCCGAGGGGGTGGTGGTCTCCGCCTACGGCTTCCAGGGGCAGAAGTGCTCCGCGGCGAGCCGCCTCATCCTCACCCAGGGGGCCTACGAGCCCGTGCTGGAGAGGGTTCTGAAGCGGGCGGAAAGGCTTTCCGTGGGCCCCGCCGAGGAGAACCCCGACCTCGGCCCCGTGGTGAGCGCCGAGCAGGAGAGGAAGGTCCTCTCCTACATTGAGATCGGGAAGAACGAGGGCCAGCTCGTCCTGGGGGGGAAGCGCCTCGAGGGGGAGGGGTACTTCATCGCCCCCACGGTCTTCACCGAGGTGCCGCCCAAGGCCAGGATCGCTCAGGAGGAGATCTTCGGCCCGGTGCTTTCCGTGATCCGGGTCAAGGACTTCGCCGAGGCCCTGGAGGTGGCGAACGACACGCCCTACGGCCTCACGGGCGGGGTCTACTCCAGGAAGCGGGAGCACCTGGAGTGGGCCAGGCGGGAGTTCCACGTGGGCAACCTCTACTTCAACCGCAAGATCACCGGGGCCCTGGTGGGGGTCCAGCCCTTCGGCGGCTTCAAGCTCTCCGGCACCAACGCCAAGACCGGGGCCTTGGACTACCTTAGGCTCTTCCTGGAGATGAAGGCGGTGGCCGAGCGCTTCTAG